A genomic segment from Desulfurella amilsii encodes:
- the thpR gene encoding RNA 2',3'-cyclic phosphodiesterase has product MRVFVAIDLPYNIKNTTRLLIEQLQSKDKSIKFAKIENLHITLKFLGELTNDNIVHIENFLNKIASKNKAFEINLKESGVFKSLKNPRILWIGQNHNADFENITSNIDELFAKEDHICHITLARLKNIPIQKIKELLELTNFFIQNNHLQFRVEEFFLYESILKSSAPIYKQIKKFKLQI; this is encoded by the coding sequence ATGAGAGTATTTGTTGCAATAGATCTACCTTACAATATAAAAAACACTACAAGGTTATTAATAGAACAACTTCAATCAAAAGATAAAAGTATAAAGTTTGCAAAAATCGAAAATTTGCATATTACTTTAAAATTCTTAGGAGAGCTAACAAACGACAATATTGTGCATATTGAAAATTTTTTAAATAAAATTGCATCAAAAAACAAAGCATTTGAGATCAACTTAAAAGAAAGCGGTGTATTTAAAAGTCTTAAAAATCCAAGAATACTGTGGATAGGCCAAAATCACAATGCAGATTTTGAAAATATCACATCAAACATTGATGAGCTTTTTGCAAAAGAGGATCACATCTGCCATATAACACTTGCAAGGCTAAAAAATATTCCAATCCAAAAAATAAAAGAGCTTTTGGAATTAACAAACTTTTTTATCCAAAACAATCATCTACAATTTAGAGTCGAAGAATTTTTCCTTTATGAGAGCATACTAAAATCAAGCGCCCCTATTTACAAGCAAATAAAAAAATTTAAACTGCAAATATAA
- a CDS encoding TetR/AcrR family transcriptional regulator, producing the protein MSTKEKILEKASELFAQYGYQETSIRRIAKEAKANGAMISYYFGSKKALYESVLSANMDEFLENVCKIKNDDEREFLKEFIKIHIDALKKRGKYISYLMLKESATNFEQVKSLKDKYFEPLSKILIDVLKKGIEKKIFKPFNEQMMLQLLIGINVMLALKNTQNNTEELSNVAYSIFMNGVRT; encoded by the coding sequence ATGAGCACTAAAGAAAAAATTCTGGAAAAGGCAAGCGAATTATTTGCTCAATATGGCTACCAGGAAACCTCTATTAGGAGAATTGCCAAAGAAGCAAAAGCAAACGGTGCAATGATTAGTTACTATTTTGGGAGTAAAAAAGCATTGTATGAAAGCGTTTTGTCTGCAAATATGGATGAGTTTTTAGAAAATGTTTGCAAAATAAAAAATGACGATGAAAGAGAGTTTTTAAAAGAATTTATTAAGATACACATAGATGCGTTAAAGAAAAGAGGCAAATATATTTCATACCTAATGCTAAAAGAAAGTGCAACAAATTTTGAACAGGTTAAATCGCTAAAAGACAAATACTTTGAACCTCTCTCAAAAATATTGATCGATGTTTTAAAAAAAGGCATAGAAAAGAAAATTTTCAAACCATTCAACGAACAAATGATGCTTCAATTACTCATTGGCATAAATGTCATGCTTGCTTTAAAAAATACCCAAAACAACACAGAAGAATTATCAAATGTTGCATACAGCATTTTTATGAATGGAGTACGTACATGA